The DNA sequence TCTGAAGGATTTCGAAGGAGGCCCGCCCGCTGATGACGAGCGCCCTGCGCTCCAGGGGAAGGCGGCGCTCGAGGAACAACGACCCCACCACTTTGTCGACGGCGTTGTGGCGACCGACGTCCTCCCGCACGCATTCCGGACGCCCATCGAGGGCGAAGACCCCCGCGGCGTGTAGTCCACCGGTACGCGTGAACAGGGACTGCTCGTGTCGCAACGCGTCCGGGAGCTCCACGAGCAGCTCGGCGGGCCAGCGCTCCCCGAGGTCGGGGAGCAGGGCGCACCCCAACTGCTCCACCGCATCCAAGGAGGCCTTCCCGCAGACACCGCAACTGGAGCTGACATAGAAGTTGCGGTCCAGCCGACCGAGGTCGAGCTCCACACCCGCGCGCACGGACACGGTCACCACGTTGTAGGTGCGCTGTTCTTCGGAAGCACAGTAGGCGATCTCGCGGATCTGGCGGGAGTCCTCGAGCACGGCCTCGCTGAAGAGGAAACCGGCCGCGAGCTCGAAGTCGGCACCCGGTGTGCGCATGGTGACCGCGATCGAGCGCTCTGCGGGGCCCTCGTCGGTGGTCGCTCCCTGCTGCACGCGGATCTCGAGCGGTTCCTCGAGGGCAACCTCGTCGCGAGTGCGCCGAGCTCCTCCCTCCCGAAACCGCACGACGTCGACCCGTTGGACGCCCTTCCGTTCACCGAGCACGCGCACTCCCTCCCTCGTTCGCGACGCCGAAGTCTCCCCGGCCCTGGCCGGCACCGTCAACCCGGGCCCGGCTCCTTTTTCAGCACTCCGGGTACCGGGTGCCTCCACCTGCCCCGTCAACACGCGAGCTGCCCGGATGCGGAACCGCGCCCTACCGCTGCTTTCCTTGGCCGCCGCGCTCGCGGCCGGCCCGGCGGAAGCCCAGGACGCCGCCCGGCTGATCCAGGACGCGCTGGATCGCAACGACTCCCGCACTGAAACCG is a window from the Gemmatimonadota bacterium genome containing:
- the fdhD gene encoding formate dehydrogenase accessory sulfurtransferase FdhD, encoding MRVLGERKGVQRVDVVRFREGGARRTRDEVALEEPLEIRVQQGATTDEGPAERSIAVTMRTPGADFELAAGFLFSEAVLEDSRQIREIAYCASEEQRTYNVVTVSVRAGVELDLGRLDRNFYVSSSCGVCGKASLDAVEQLGCALLPDLGERWPAELLVELPDALRHEQSLFTRTGGLHAAGVFALDGRPECVREDVGRHNAVDKVVGSLFLERRLPLERRALVISGRASFEILQKAVRAGLATVVAVGAPSSLAVDLAQRFNVTLAGFARAGGFNVYAGPERVTFP